The Methylomonas sp. UP202 DNA window TGGCTTCGCCGAAATAGTTACCGATGATATGCAAGCCAACGGGCAGGCCGGCTATGAACCCGGCCGGAATCGACATCGCCGGCAGGCCGGCCAGGTTGATCGCTATCGTGTAAATGTCTTCCAGATACATCTGAATCGGGTCGTCGGTTTTTGAACCGATTTTGAATGCCGTGCTCGGCGTGACCGGTCCCATCAATACGTCGACTTCGCTAAGAGCGCGTTTGAAATCGTCGCTGATCAATCGGCGCACCTGTTGGGCTTTCAGATAATAGGCGTCGTAATAGCCGGCCGACAGTGCATAAGTGCCCATCAGAATCCGGCGTTTGACTTCCGCGCCGAAGGCTTCGCCGCGCGAGCGGATGTAGAGGTCGGTCAAATCGGCTGGGTTTTGGCAGCGGTAGCCGAAGCGCACGCCGTCGTAACGCGACAGGTTGGACGAGCATTCGGCCGAGGCGATCACGTAATAAGCCGGTATCGCCAGTTCCAGATTCGGCATGTCCACTTCCCGCACCGTCGCGCCGAGTTTCTGGTATTCGGCGATCGCGGCTTGAATCGTCGCCGCGATTTGGCTGTCCAGTTCTGGGCTGAAAAATTGTTTCGGCAGGCCGATTTTCAGGCCGTTTAGATCGTCGTTCAAACTTGCACTGTAATCGGGAACGGGCTGGTCGACGCTCGTGGAATCCTTGGTATCGAAGCCGGCCATGACTTGCATCAACAGAGCCGCGTCCTCGGCGCTGCGTGCCATCGGTCCGCCCTGGTCCAAGCTGGAAGCGTAGGCAATCATGCCGTAGCGCGAAACCCGACCGTAGGTGGGTTTCAGACCGGTGATGCCGCACAAGGCCGCTGGTTGGCGGATCGAGCCACCGGTGTCGGTACCGGTCGCCGCCGGAGTCAGCCTCGCCGCAACGGCGACCGCCGAACCGCCGGACGAGCCGCCCGGCACCCGTTCGGTATCCCATGGATTGCGAGCCGGGCCGTAGAAACTGGTTTCGTTGGACGAACCCATAGCGAATTCGTCCATGTTCAACTTACCCAGCATCACCGCGCCAGCCTGATTGAAGCGTTCGACCGCCGTGGCGTCGTACGGGGCGATGAAGTTGTCCAGCATTTTCGAGCCGCAACTGGTTTTAACGCCTTGCGTGCAAAAGATGTCTTTTTGGGCGATCGGGATGCCGGTCAGAGGCGCCGGCGTGCCGGCGGCCAAGCGCCGGTCGGCGGCTTCCGCCTGCTGCAAGGCCAGTTCTTCGCTGACCGTGACGAAGGCGTTCAGGGCTTGATGTCGTCCGATGCGAGCCAAAAAGACCTGGGTCAATTCGGTGCTGGAAAATTGCTTGCCGCGCAGTCCGGCGGCTAATTCGGTTAGCGATAGCGTGTGCATGGTTCGGAATTATTCGATGAC harbors:
- the gatA gene encoding Asp-tRNA(Asn)/Glu-tRNA(Gln) amidotransferase subunit GatA, with amino-acid sequence MHTLSLTELAAGLRGKQFSSTELTQVFLARIGRHQALNAFVTVSEELALQQAEAADRRLAAGTPAPLTGIPIAQKDIFCTQGVKTSCGSKMLDNFIAPYDATAVERFNQAGAVMLGKLNMDEFAMGSSNETSFYGPARNPWDTERVPGGSSGGSAVAVAARLTPAATGTDTGGSIRQPAALCGITGLKPTYGRVSRYGMIAYASSLDQGGPMARSAEDAALLMQVMAGFDTKDSTSVDQPVPDYSASLNDDLNGLKIGLPKQFFSPELDSQIAATIQAAIAEYQKLGATVREVDMPNLELAIPAYYVIASAECSSNLSRYDGVRFGYRCQNPADLTDLYIRSRGEAFGAEVKRRILMGTYALSAGYYDAYYLKAQQVRRLISDDFKRALSEVDVLMGPVTPSTAFKIGSKTDDPIQMYLEDIYTIAINLAGLPAMSIPAGFIAGLPVGLHIIGNYFGEAKLLNVGHRYQQVTDWHNQVPKGFE